In the genome of Porphyrobacter sp. ULC335, one region contains:
- the ispG gene encoding flavodoxin-dependent (E)-4-hydroxy-3-methylbut-2-enyl-diphosphate synthase, which produces MSSIRPWRTIERRKCRQIMVGNVPVGGDAPITVQTMTNTPTEDVRATLDQIRRCEEVGADIIRVSCPTEESTRDFKKITRGARIPIVADIHFHYKRALEAADAGAACLRINPGNIGSASRVAEVVRAAKANGCAIRIGVNAGSLEKDLLEKYGEPCPEALIESALDHIKLLQDHDFHEFKVAVKASDVFLAVAAYHGLAETVDCPLHLGITEAGGLIGGTVKSSIGMGSLLWAGIGDTIRVSLSAEPEEEIKVGYHMLKALGLRTRGVRVVSCPSCSRQGFDVIRTVETLEKRLEHIKTPMSLSVLGCVVNGPGEARETDIGLTGGGNGKHMVYLSGMKAHAIDDEAMLDHIVRLVEEKAAAIEAGEATAFDPHAAPAQAAEAAE; this is translated from the coding sequence ATGTCTTCCATCCGTCCGTGGCGCACGATCGAACGGCGCAAATGTCGCCAGATCATGGTGGGGAATGTCCCCGTTGGCGGTGATGCCCCTATCACCGTGCAGACCATGACCAACACCCCTACAGAGGACGTGCGCGCCACGCTGGACCAGATCCGGCGCTGCGAGGAAGTGGGTGCGGATATTATCCGCGTCTCCTGCCCGACCGAGGAATCGACCCGCGATTTCAAGAAGATCACCCGCGGCGCGCGCATCCCGATCGTTGCCGACATTCACTTCCACTACAAGCGCGCGCTGGAAGCGGCTGACGCGGGCGCGGCGTGCCTGCGCATCAACCCGGGCAATATCGGCTCGGCGAGCCGCGTCGCCGAAGTGGTGCGCGCCGCCAAGGCCAATGGCTGCGCGATCCGCATCGGCGTGAACGCGGGCAGCCTCGAGAAAGACCTGCTCGAAAAATACGGTGAGCCCTGCCCCGAAGCGCTGATCGAAAGCGCGCTCGATCACATCAAGCTGTTGCAGGACCACGATTTCCACGAATTCAAGGTGGCGGTGAAAGCCTCCGACGTGTTCCTCGCGGTCGCCGCGTATCACGGGCTGGCCGAAACGGTCGATTGCCCGCTGCACCTGGGCATCACCGAGGCGGGCGGCTTGATCGGCGGCACGGTGAAGTCCAGCATCGGCATGGGCTCGCTGCTGTGGGCCGGTATCGGCGACACCATCCGCGTGTCGCTATCGGCCGAACCGGAAGAAGAGATCAAGGTCGGCTACCACATGCTCAAGGCCTTGGGCCTGCGTACCCGCGGCGTGCGGGTGGTGTCGTGCCCCTCGTGCTCGCGGCAGGGCTTCGATGTGATCCGCACGGTAGAAACGCTGGAAAAGCGGCTCGAACACATCAAGACCCCGATGAGCCTTTCGGTGCTCGGCTGCGTCGTCAACGGCCCCGGCGAAGCGCGCGAGACCGATATCGGCCTGACCGGCGGCGGCAATGGCAAGCACATGGTCTATCTTTCGGGCATGAAGGCCCATGCGATCGATGACGAAGCGATGCTTGATCACATCGTCCGGCTGGTCGAGGAGAAGGCCGCTGCCATCGAAGCGGGCGAGGCAACCGCCTTCGATCCGCACGCCGCGCCTGCACAAGCCGCCGAAGCCGCAGAGTGA
- a CDS encoding thioredoxin family protein — MIRAAIAASLALALTACATTPEVAAPARPDAKSYAVSANAMGDVDAALTRAAASGKRVLVVFGANWCHDSTALAGWLETPRFTALLAERYELVFVNVGLPQSGDGHNLDVARRFGLAEMTGTPALVVLTAEGKPVNLDTAASWRNAASRSEDAIFAELLALSDRPAA; from the coding sequence GTGATCCGCGCCGCCATTGCCGCAAGTCTGGCGCTGGCGCTCACCGCCTGCGCGACGACGCCCGAAGTGGCAGCCCCGGCGCGGCCCGATGCCAAGTCCTATGCCGTCAGCGCCAATGCGATGGGCGATGTCGATGCCGCACTCACCCGCGCCGCCGCCAGTGGCAAGCGCGTGCTGGTGGTGTTCGGCGCGAACTGGTGCCACGACAGCACCGCGCTCGCCGGATGGCTCGAAACCCCGCGCTTCACTGCGCTGCTGGCCGAGCGTTACGAACTGGTCTTCGTCAATGTCGGCCTGCCGCAGTCCGGCGACGGGCATAACCTCGATGTGGCGCGGCGCTTCGGCCTTGCGGAGATGACGGGAACGCCCGCGCTGGTCGTGCTCACTGCCGAGGGTAAACCCGTAAACCTCGACACCGCCGCTAGCTGGCGCAATGCAGCCAGCCGCAGCGAGGATGCGATCTTCGCCGAGCTCCTCGCGCTGTCCGACCGCCCTGCGGCATGA